From the genome of Fusobacterium sp. IOR10:
ACCAATACATCTCCTGCATTAATTTGAGATCCTTTAGCTACATTTACAGCTGAAACTGTTCCACTTTTATCTGCGTAAAGTTCTGTTTCCATTTTCATTGCCTCTATTATTGCAACTAAATCTCCCTCTGCTATTGCGTCTCCAACTTTTACTTTCATGTCAACTACAACACCTGGCATTGGAGCTTCTATAGCTGCACCAGTTGATGCTGCTACTGGAGCTGCTTGTTGAATCACTGGTTGAGGAGCTTGAACTGGAGCTGCTGCTTTTGGCGCAGAAACTTCCACGTGTCCATCTACAGTTTTTACTTCTTCTAATTCTATTTCATAAACCTTTTCATTTACTTTTATTTTATATACTTTTTTCATTTTGTCATCCCCTTTATTTTATAATTGTTTAATACTAACTATTTTAT
Proteins encoded in this window:
- a CDS encoding biotin/lipoyl-containing protein, translating into MKKVYKIKVNEKVYEIELEEVKTVDGHVEVSAPKAAAPVQAPQPVIQQAAPVAASTGAAIEAPMPGVVVDMKVKVGDAIAEGDLVAIIEAMKMETELYADKSGTVSAVNVAKGSQINAGDVLVVL